From Symphalangus syndactylus isolate Jambi chromosome X, NHGRI_mSymSyn1-v2.1_pri, whole genome shotgun sequence, the proteins below share one genomic window:
- the LOC129476291 gene encoding putative protein FAM47C — protein sequence MGDQRPQDRPSSPGMDSKPWYCDKLPSKYFAKRKHRRLRFPPVDTQNWVFVTEGMDDFRYGCLSPEDTLVCRRDEFLLPKISLRGPQADPKSRKKKLLKKTALFSKLSTAQPARKAFVEEVEAQLMAKHPLAMYPSLGEDMPPDLLLQVLKPLDPERKLEDACACEGQEKTTDEPTKPSKYPRGEFSPRPPETRVSYLRPEPPKTPVSSLRPEPPETGVSHLRPEPPKTRVSSLHLEPPKTRRVSSLCLEPTKTHRVSSFCPEPTKTGVSHLKELFQEGTSSTMECVSDSLQRRHTSRKLRDFKWAGDLGVDEESISSLFDFTPECRATYQDQKNKKANECSSGLKYCMELDEMDEVEFFSQKKDLDGKIQTAPNSYSAQHVKMEYGAWYLKPRLGKKLRSDEPLIDPKLILEKPDEPDILDGLYAPIAFKDFIPSKSYEMPGIIQRLFARKGWTYDSVKTPIQRAMQVYKYKEDVTDESEED from the coding sequence ATGGGGGACCAGAGGCCACAGGACCGGCCGAGTTCCCCGGGCATGGACTCCAAGCCCTGGTACTGTGACAAACTGCCTTCCAAGTACTTCGCGAAGCGCAAGCACAGGCGCCTGAGATTCCCGCCCGTGGACACCCAGAACTGGGTGTTTGTGACGGAGGGCATGGATGACTTCCGCTACGGCTGTCTGTCTCCCGAAGATACACTCGTTTGTCGCCGTGACGAGTTTTTGCTCCCCAAAATATCTCTCAGAGGTCCCCAAGCTGACcccaaaagcaggaagaaaaagctGCTCAAGAAAACGGCCCTGTTTTCCAAGCTCTCGACAGCACAGCCAGCACGGAAGGCGTTCGTAGAGGAAGTGGAAGCCCAGCTGATGGCCAAGCATCCCTTGGCCATGTACCCCAGTCTGGGAGAAGATATGCCTCCAGATCTCCTACTACAGGTACTGAAACCGCTGGATCCTGAGAGGAAGCTGGAGGACGCATGCGCTTGTGAGGGCCAGGAGAAGACAACAGACGAACCCACGAAGCCTAGTAAATACCCCCGTGGGGAATTctcccctcggcctcccgagACTCGGGTGTCCTATCTCCGCCCAGAGCCTCCCAAGACTCCGGTGTCCAGTCTCCGTCCGGAGCCTCCTGAGACTGGAGTGTCCCATCTCCGCCCAGAGCCTCCCAAGACTCGGGTGTCCAGTCTCCACCTGGAGCCTCCCAAGACTCGTCGAGTGTCTAGTCTCTGCCTGGAGCCTACCAAGACTCATCGGGTGTCCAGTTTCTGCCCGGAGCCTACCAAGACTGGAGTGTCTCATCTAAAAGAACTGTTTCAGGAAGGTACATCAAGCACAATGGAGTGTGTTTCTGACTCTCTTCAACGTAGACACACATCGAGAAAACTCCGTGACTTCAAGTGGGCTGGAGACCTAGGAGTTGATGAAGAATCCATCAGCAGTCTGTTTGACTTTACCCCTGAGTGCAGAGCAACCTATCAAGACCAAAAGAATAAGAAGGCAAACGAGTGTTCCTCAGGGCTGAAGTACTGCATGGAGCTAGACGAAATGGATGAGGTCGAATTCTTCTCACAGAAAAAAGACTTGGACGGGAAAATCCAGACTGCACCGAATTCTTATAGTGCACAGCATGTGAAGATGGAGTATGGAGCATGGTACCTGAAGCCTAGGTTGGGGAAAAAGCTAAGAAGTGATGAACCTTTGATTGACCCCAAGCTCATACTTGAAAAGCCTGATGAACCCGACATTCTTGACGGTCTTTATGCACCAATCGCCTTTAAGGATTTCATTCCAAGCAAGAGCTATGAAATGCCTGGCATCATTCAAAGGCTGTTTGCCAGGAAGGGATGGACTTATGACTCGGTTAAGACTCCTATTCAACGTGCAATGCAAGTTTACAAGTACAAAGAAGATGTCACAGATGAATCGGAAGAAGATTAG